In one window of Longimicrobium sp. DNA:
- a CDS encoding YHYH protein: MHRLHALLGTALAGAATLLACGSSSVGPSEPDGEIPAVFRKFAATVEVSLDGDYVVLRSDGVPDHGSPYFAPSDPKYEAYDGANPGFVLNPNRIEAQEMVVRIPLHPRQAAAPQPTPLGPIGMAVNGVAIFNQYAGPNRPLGREIDSFDQYNGHPQQTGVYHYHVEPLHLSRTKGSDALVGFLLDGFPVYGPVENGRRVTNADLDALHGHFGATADYPQGVYHYHVTSEDPYINGAGFYGVPGTASR, from the coding sequence ATGCACCGGCTCCACGCGCTCCTCGGCACCGCGCTCGCGGGCGCCGCCACGCTCCTGGCCTGCGGCAGCAGCTCCGTCGGCCCGTCGGAACCGGACGGGGAGATCCCGGCCGTGTTCCGGAAGTTCGCCGCCACCGTCGAGGTCTCGCTCGACGGCGACTATGTGGTCCTGCGCTCCGACGGCGTCCCCGACCACGGCAGCCCCTACTTCGCCCCCAGTGACCCGAAGTACGAGGCGTACGACGGCGCGAACCCCGGCTTCGTGCTGAACCCCAACCGCATCGAGGCGCAGGAGATGGTGGTCCGCATCCCCCTGCACCCGCGACAGGCTGCGGCCCCCCAGCCCACGCCGCTGGGGCCGATCGGGATGGCGGTGAACGGGGTGGCGATCTTCAACCAGTACGCGGGCCCCAATCGCCCGCTGGGCCGCGAGATCGACTCGTTCGACCAGTACAACGGCCATCCCCAGCAGACGGGCGTCTACCACTACCACGTGGAGCCGCTCCACCTCAGCCGCACGAAGGGGAGCGACGCGCTGGTGGGCTTCCTCCTCGACGGCTTCCCGGTCTACGGCCCCGTGGAGAACGGCCGCCGCGTGACCAACGCCGACCTGGACGCGCTGCACGGCCACTTCGGCGCCACGGCCGACTACCCGCAGGGCGTCTACCACTACCACGTGACCTCGGAAGACCCGTACATCAACGGCGCGGGCTTCTACGGCGTCCCGGGCACCGCCAGCCGGTAG
- a CDS encoding RNA polymerase sigma factor: protein MHDRDDDRELVERARRGDQRAFRLLVERYEPVVASTVVGMLGPGDDADDVGQETFIRFYRSLGRYRGEASLATWLRRIAVNLSLNALKRRRRFALRFPSRDRPGARLPDPPAEATDEAEAGEARAAVRAAIDRLGPKHRPVVVLRMIDGCSTRETAEVLGIREGTVLSRLSRAMRELERWLEPYAREGRTMEGGR from the coding sequence ATGCACGACCGCGACGACGACCGGGAGCTGGTGGAGCGGGCGCGCCGCGGCGACCAGCGCGCCTTCCGGCTCCTGGTGGAGCGCTACGAGCCGGTGGTGGCGTCCACCGTCGTCGGCATGCTGGGCCCCGGCGACGACGCCGACGACGTGGGGCAGGAGACGTTCATCCGCTTCTACCGCTCGCTCGGCCGCTACCGGGGCGAGGCGTCGCTGGCCACCTGGCTGCGCCGGATCGCGGTGAACCTGTCGCTCAACGCGCTCAAGCGGCGCCGTCGCTTCGCCCTGCGCTTCCCGAGCCGCGACCGGCCGGGCGCGCGCCTCCCCGATCCCCCGGCTGAGGCGACGGACGAGGCGGAGGCCGGCGAGGCGCGGGCGGCGGTGCGCGCGGCCATCGACCGCCTGGGCCCGAAGCACCGGCCGGTGGTGGTGCTCAGGATGATCGACGGCTGCTCGACGCGCGAGACGGCGGAGGTGCTGGGGATCCGCGAGGGCACCGTGCTCTCGCGCCTCTCGCGCGCCATGCGGGAGCTGGAGCGCTGGCTGGAGCCCTACGCCCGGGAGGGGCGAACGATGGAGGGGGGACGATGA